From a region of the Thiorhodovibrio winogradskyi genome:
- a CDS encoding sulfatase-like hydrolase/transferase: protein MTDRNLSRIVFFKRVRRANNRAFILGITVLGEAGSPAAKASITGDQLPPPPAPFQGEIKQQTLQSTPWWSPTVVPPKVAPNILLIITDDSGFGVPSTFGGVIPTPSMDRIANEGLRYNRMFSTALCSPNRAALLTGRNHHSAGFGVIAEQATGFPGYNSVIGADNATIGRILRENVYATSWFGKDHNTPTYQASQAGPFTQWPIGMGFDYFFGFVGGDDLRVPNHGKLFKALLRLHVPDWKRHEIRGK from the coding sequence GTGACGGATCGCAATTTGTCGCGAATTGTGTTTTTCAAGCGGGTGCGAAGGGCTAATAATCGGGCGTTCATCCTCGGTATCACGGTCTTGGGCGAGGCCGGCTCACCAGCCGCCAAGGCCAGCATCACTGGCGACCAGTTGCCGCCGCCGCCAGCGCCCTTCCAGGGCGAGATCAAGCAGCAGACGCTGCAATCGACGCCCTGGTGGTCGCCGACCGTGGTGCCGCCCAAGGTTGCGCCCAACATCCTGTTGATCATCACCGATGACTCCGGTTTTGGCGTACCGAGCACCTTTGGCGGCGTGATCCCGACCCCGAGTATGGATCGCATCGCCAACGAAGGGCTGCGCTACAACCGCATGTTTTCCACCGCGCTCTGCTCGCCGAACCGTGCCGCGCTGCTGACCGGGCGCAACCACCACTCGGCGGGCTTTGGCGTCATTGCCGAACAGGCCACCGGCTTCCCTGGCTACAACAGCGTGATTGGCGCCGATAACGCCACCATTGGGCGCATCCTGCGCGAAAACGTCTACGCCACCAGCTGGTTCGGCAAGGACCACAACACGCCCACCTACCAGGCGAGCCAGGCTGGGCCTTTCACCCAATGGCCCATCGGCATGGGGTTCGATTACTTCTTCGGTTTCGTCGGCGGCGATGACTTGCGCGTGCCCAATCATGGCAAGCTGTTCAAGGCGCTGCTGAGGCTTCATGTGCCCGATTGGAAGCGCCATGAAATCCGCGGCAAGTAA
- the ftsH gene encoding ATP-dependent zinc metalloprotease FtsH: MSSVEQQSGAKPRLRERLKALRPNFGRPTKTSPTQPGGTPPWRNALYALIAIFALSAALSLFRSPGPQAISYTELKEAVRDGRVAQVTFEGQRVSGRFIEPEESQRTTDNAKDGPPDGHPGETSGETEDETQQASAATAETGGRFISTLPQVQDPRLLDLLEQHDVEIDAESTETGLFSRVLITLLPWLLILGLFLYLSNRMQRRMMGGDGQGGGLFGIGKSKAKRVESEEVDTSLEEVAGLANAKADLQEIIDHLSDPQRFRALGAKLPKGVLLVGPPGTGKTLLARAVAGEAGVPFFNVSGSEFVEMFVGVGASRVRNLFDDAKKQSPCVLFIDEIDAIGRSRGTGMASGGGGNDEREQTLNQILNEMDGFSPHEDVVVLAATNRPDVLDHALLRPGRFDRKVYLERPDRDARHAILKIHAAKVVLSEDVDLERVAERTVGFSGADLENLVNEAALLAGRAKQDAVEMSQFSQARDKIVLGAEREQAVDDEQRELVAYHESGHALLAWLLPNADQLDKVTIIPRGRALGATEQVPPEGRHTYRQSYLRDRIAVMLGGRIAELVIFDEVTTGAEADLDQATELARRMVSRWGMSEAIGPVAFKYPDDQGAPALAMGARKFSDATAQRVDAEIKSLIDGIEQHARQLVDENRDRLERLAKRLLEAETLSREQIDVVLNR; the protein is encoded by the coding sequence ATGTCTAGCGTTGAACAACAGTCCGGCGCCAAGCCTAGGCTCCGCGAACGGCTCAAGGCGCTGCGGCCGAATTTCGGCCGGCCCACCAAGACCAGTCCTACTCAGCCCGGCGGGACACCGCCTTGGCGGAATGCCCTCTATGCCTTGATCGCGATCTTTGCGCTGTCGGCGGCCCTGAGCTTGTTCCGCTCGCCGGGGCCGCAAGCGATCTCCTATACCGAGCTAAAAGAGGCCGTGCGCGATGGCCGGGTCGCGCAGGTGACCTTCGAGGGCCAGCGGGTCAGCGGGCGATTCATCGAGCCCGAGGAGAGCCAGCGCACCACTGACAACGCGAAAGATGGCCCCCCAGATGGCCACCCAGGTGAAACTTCTGGCGAGACAGAAGACGAGACGCAGCAGGCCAGCGCGGCGACAGCCGAAACCGGCGGGCGTTTCATCAGCACCCTGCCCCAAGTGCAAGATCCGAGGCTTTTAGATCTGCTCGAGCAGCATGATGTCGAGATCGATGCCGAGTCGACCGAGACTGGCCTGTTCAGCCGCGTGCTGATCACTCTGCTGCCTTGGCTGCTGATCCTCGGCCTGTTCTTGTACCTCAGCAACCGCATGCAGCGACGCATGATGGGTGGCGATGGCCAAGGCGGCGGCCTCTTCGGGATCGGCAAATCCAAGGCAAAACGCGTCGAGTCCGAAGAGGTCGACACCAGCCTCGAGGAGGTCGCGGGGCTTGCGAACGCCAAGGCCGACCTGCAGGAGATCATCGACCATCTGTCCGACCCGCAGCGCTTTCGTGCCCTGGGAGCCAAACTCCCGAAGGGTGTCCTGTTGGTCGGACCGCCCGGCACCGGAAAGACCCTGCTGGCACGAGCCGTCGCCGGCGAGGCTGGCGTGCCCTTCTTCAACGTGAGCGGCTCCGAGTTCGTCGAGATGTTCGTCGGCGTCGGCGCCTCGCGCGTGCGCAACCTCTTTGACGATGCGAAGAAGCAAAGCCCCTGTGTGTTGTTTATCGATGAGATCGATGCCATCGGCCGCTCGCGCGGCACCGGCATGGCCAGCGGCGGTGGCGGTAACGACGAGCGCGAGCAGACGCTGAATCAGATCTTGAACGAGATGGACGGCTTCTCGCCGCACGAGGATGTGGTGGTGCTCGCCGCGACCAATCGGCCCGACGTGCTCGATCACGCCCTGCTGCGCCCAGGGCGTTTCGACCGCAAGGTCTACCTGGAGCGACCCGACCGCGATGCTCGCCACGCGATTCTCAAGATCCACGCCGCCAAGGTGGTCTTGAGCGAGGATGTCGATCTAGAGCGCGTGGCCGAGCGCACCGTCGGCTTTTCCGGTGCCGATCTCGAGAACCTGGTCAATGAGGCAGCGCTGCTCGCCGGCCGTGCCAAGCAGGACGCAGTCGAAATGTCACAGTTCTCGCAGGCACGCGACAAGATTGTACTCGGTGCCGAACGTGAGCAGGCTGTTGATGACGAGCAGCGCGAGCTGGTCGCCTATCACGAGTCCGGCCATGCCCTGTTGGCCTGGCTGCTGCCCAATGCCGATCAACTCGACAAGGTCACCATCATCCCCCGCGGACGCGCCCTCGGCGCGACCGAGCAGGTGCCGCCCGAGGGGCGTCATACCTATCGCCAGAGCTACCTGCGTGATCGCATCGCGGTGATGTTGGGGGGGCGTATCGCCGAGCTGGTGATCTTTGACGAGGTCACCACCGGGGCCGAGGCCGATCTCGATCAGGCCACCGAGCTGGCCAGACGGATGGTCAGCCGCTGGGGCATGAGCGAGGCAATCGGGCCGGTCGCGTTCAAGTATCCGGATGATCAAGGCGCGCCTGCGTTGGCGATGGGTGCACGCAAATTCAGCGATGCCACTGCCCAGAGAGTCGATGCCGAGATCAAATCACTGATCGATGGGATCGAGCAGCATGCGCGACAGCTCGTCGACGAGAACCGCGACCGCCTCGAACGCTTGGCCAAGCGCCTGCTCGAGGCTGAAACCCTCAGCCGCGAGCAGATCGATGTGGTGCTGAATCGCTAG
- a CDS encoding ATP-binding protein, giving the protein MKFFNTEGPVRSEMHYVLPPLGRWDLDEVLRMIAQQKYFLLHAPRQTGKTSCLLALMERLNREGHYLAVYANLETAQAARENIELAMTDIVQTIAAEARLEHGDTGLYALADEILARNAPTRALREFLTQWCERSDRPLVLFLDEVDALVGDTLISLLRQVRGGYRQRPRSFPNTIVLCGVRDLRDYRIHASSEEEAITGGSAFNIKAESLRLGDFNVDEVNALLSEHTRETGQVFTPEALARVWTLTQGQPWLVNALAYESCFRIPTGRNLSHPIDVDLIDQAKENLILRRVTHLDQLADKLREPRVRRIIEPMMAGMSLDEVPVESIEYLTDLGLLRRVNGSIAVANPIYREVLPRMLAFTPEASLPQIRPTWLTATGALDPEALFAAFIAFWRQHGEALLGSAPYHEIAPHLVLMAFLQRVVNGGGSLEREYAIGRGRMDLCLRYGHLTLGMELKVWRPGAADPLTEGLTQIDEYLAGLGLDSGWLVIFDRRPGIPPLAERLHSEDTQTPSGRAVRLVRA; this is encoded by the coding sequence ATGAAATTCTTCAACACCGAGGGCCCAGTACGCTCCGAGATGCACTATGTGCTGCCACCACTCGGGCGCTGGGACTTAGACGAAGTGCTGCGGATGATCGCGCAGCAAAAATATTTCCTGCTCCACGCCCCGCGCCAGACCGGCAAGACCTCCTGTTTGCTGGCGTTGATGGAACGGCTCAACCGCGAGGGACACTATCTGGCGGTCTATGCCAATCTCGAAACCGCCCAGGCGGCGCGCGAGAATATTGAACTCGCCATGACCGACATTGTGCAGACCATCGCCGCCGAAGCGCGTTTAGAACACGGCGACACCGGCCTGTACGCACTCGCCGACGAGATACTGGCGCGCAATGCTCCCACCCGTGCCCTGCGCGAATTTCTCACCCAATGGTGCGAACGCAGCGACCGCCCGCTGGTGCTCTTTCTCGACGAGGTCGATGCCCTGGTCGGCGACACCCTGATCTCGCTGCTGCGCCAAGTGCGCGGCGGCTATCGCCAACGACCGCGCTCCTTTCCCAATACCATCGTGCTGTGCGGCGTGCGCGACCTGCGCGACTATCGCATCCACGCCAGCTCCGAGGAGGAAGCCATCACCGGCGGCAGCGCCTTTAACATCAAGGCCGAATCCCTGCGCCTGGGCGATTTCAATGTCGACGAAGTCAATGCGCTACTCTCCGAGCACACCCGAGAAACCGGGCAGGTTTTCACCCCCGAGGCGCTGGCGCGGGTCTGGACGCTCACTCAGGGGCAACCCTGGCTGGTCAACGCCCTGGCCTACGAGAGTTGTTTTCGGATTCCCACCGGGCGTAATCTTAGCCACCCCATTGATGTCGATCTGATCGACCAGGCCAAGGAAAATTTGATCCTGCGCCGGGTTACCCATCTCGACCAGCTTGCCGATAAGCTGCGCGAACCTCGGGTGCGGCGCATCATCGAGCCGATGATGGCTGGCATGTCCCTGGATGAAGTACCGGTGGAGAGTATCGAATACCTGACCGATCTCGGCCTGTTGCGGCGCGTGAACGGCAGCATCGCCGTCGCAAACCCCATCTATCGCGAAGTGCTGCCGCGCATGTTGGCCTTCACGCCAGAGGCCTCGTTGCCGCAGATCCGCCCCACCTGGCTGACCGCGACGGGCGCACTCGACCCCGAGGCGCTGTTCGCTGCGTTCATTGCCTTCTGGCGTCAACATGGCGAGGCGCTGCTCGGCAGCGCGCCCTATCATGAAATCGCGCCCCACCTAGTGCTGATGGCCTTTTTGCAGCGGGTGGTCAACGGCGGCGGCAGCCTGGAGCGGGAATACGCCATCGGGCGTGGGCGCATGGATCTGTGCCTGAGATATGGACACCTGACCCTGGGCATGGAGCTGAAAGTCTGGCGCCCCGGCGCCGCCGATCCGCTCACCGAGGGACTCACGCAGATCGATGAGTATCTGGCCGGCTTGGGGCTGGACAGCGGCTGGCTGGTGATCTTCGACCGCCGGCCCGGCATCCCGCCGCTGGCCGAGCGCCTGCACAGCGAGGACACCCAGACCCCGAGCGGGCGCGCGGTGCGGCTGGTCAGGGCTTAA
- a CDS encoding BCCT family transporter gives MHALSDIVSRLLAHMQPIVFLGSAALVLCFVSFGTGWPEAAQNVFGTLQRGIIANFGWLYILGASGLLVFVLGLLISPYRHIRLGGDQAEPEFGYLAWFAMLFSAGMGTGLVFWGVAEPLTHWSQPPFAPDPAEGALREAMRLTYFHWGLHPWAIYIVFGLSLAYFHFRHDLPLAPRSLLYPMIGERIHGPIGHGVDILATVGTLFGVATSLGLGAMQINAGLEQTAGIGQSTATQVGLIALITAIATVSVVSGVRHGIRWLSTVNLALAGLLMGFVLVFGPTVFQIKLLISSTGAYLQELIDASLWLELRPDTDPNNRWQADWTLFYWSWWISWSPFVGVFVARISRGRTIGEFILSVLLAPVAVTFLWFAVFGGTALYQQVQGGAELAGVVVEDAAAGLHALLGTLPLSAITSLLATLMVVVFFVTSSDSGSLVDDMVTSGGDPHPPRAQRVFWAVAEGLVAATLLLSGGLQALRTASLTSGLPMTVLLLITAWGLLRALQADETARGIPSKSALRGH, from the coding sequence ATGCATGCTCTCTCGGATATCGTCTCGCGCCTGCTCGCGCACATGCAGCCGATCGTCTTCCTCGGCTCGGCGGCACTGGTGTTGTGCTTTGTCAGCTTTGGCACGGGCTGGCCGGAGGCGGCGCAAAACGTCTTCGGCACCCTTCAGCGCGGGATCATTGCCAACTTTGGCTGGCTCTATATTCTCGGTGCCTCGGGGTTGTTGGTCTTTGTGCTGGGGCTCTTGATCAGTCCCTATCGCCACATCCGCCTGGGCGGCGACCAGGCCGAGCCGGAGTTTGGCTACCTGGCCTGGTTCGCCATGTTGTTCAGCGCCGGCATGGGTACCGGGCTGGTATTCTGGGGCGTGGCCGAGCCGCTGACCCACTGGAGTCAGCCGCCGTTTGCGCCCGACCCGGCGGAAGGCGCGCTGCGCGAGGCGATGCGCCTGACCTATTTCCACTGGGGGCTGCATCCCTGGGCGATTTACATCGTCTTCGGGCTGTCCCTGGCCTATTTTCATTTTCGTCACGACCTGCCACTGGCGCCGCGTTCCCTGCTCTACCCAATGATTGGCGAGCGCATTCACGGCCCCATCGGGCATGGGGTGGACATTCTCGCCACGGTGGGCACGCTGTTTGGCGTGGCGACCTCGCTCGGGCTGGGTGCCATGCAGATCAACGCCGGCTTGGAGCAGACCGCCGGCATTGGCCAGAGCACGGCCACCCAGGTGGGCCTGATCGCGCTCATCACTGCCATCGCCACCGTCTCGGTGGTGAGTGGCGTGAGGCATGGCATTCGCTGGCTATCGACGGTCAACCTGGCCTTGGCCGGCTTGCTGATGGGCTTTGTGTTGGTATTCGGCCCGACAGTTTTTCAAATCAAGCTGCTGATTTCCTCGACCGGCGCCTACCTGCAGGAGTTAATCGACGCCAGCCTGTGGCTGGAGCTGCGCCCGGACACCGACCCCAACAACCGCTGGCAGGCGGACTGGACGCTGTTTTACTGGAGCTGGTGGATTTCCTGGTCACCCTTCGTCGGGGTGTTCGTGGCGCGCATCTCGCGCGGGCGCACCATCGGGGAGTTTATTCTGTCGGTTCTTCTGGCGCCTGTGGCTGTAACCTTTCTGTGGTTCGCGGTCTTTGGCGGCACGGCGCTTTATCAGCAGGTACAGGGCGGTGCCGAACTCGCCGGGGTGGTGGTGGAGGATGCCGCCGCCGGGCTGCACGCCTTGCTCGGCACCCTGCCCTTGAGCGCCATCACCTCGCTGCTGGCCACCCTGATGGTGGTAGTGTTCTTTGTCACCTCCTCGGATTCGGGCTCGCTGGTGGATGACATGGTCACCTCCGGCGGCGATCCGCATCCGCCACGCGCGCAGCGGGTATTTTGGGCGGTTGCCGAGGGGCTGGTGGCGGCAACCCTATTACTCTCGGGCGGTCTGCAGGCGCTGCGCACCGCATCTTTGACCTCGGGGCTGCCGATGACAGTGCTGCTGTTGATCACGGCCTGGGGGCTATTGCGTGCTCTGCAGGCGGACGAGACCGCACGCGGGATTCCGAGCAAGTCAGCGCTGCGCGGACACTAA
- a CDS encoding cation-translocating P-type ATPase: MLPGKVRDLTAGQEHARTSVSAIPAELPVAITVALSIGRHRMAERNLIVRRLPAVEGLGTCTLIASDKIGTLTANELTITRIALPGSARVRVDVGENPEGDRLRPDDGGEGDGGETPDEATQAAVQRLASTGVLCNEAELRETDEGDLEADGDTVDVAFLVLGQRLGLTRAQLLERQPEQARVPFMSKRRPAATFNQGDEGLQAYVKGAAEAVLPFCADAKDLQAQVDDLSGRGFRVLALTTGPVEGDADEAARRLEAGELGGLQLLGLVGLIDPVVDSLP, encoded by the coding sequence ATGCTGCCTGGCAAAGTGCGTGATCTGACCGCTGGGCAGGAGCATGCACGCACATCCGTCTCGGCCATCCCGGCCGAGCTGCCGGTTGCCATCACCGTGGCCCTGTCGATCGGGCGGCATCGGATGGCCGAGCGCAACCTCATCGTGCGTCGGCTGCCGGCGGTCGAGGGACTCGGCACCTGTACGCTGATCGCGAGCGACAAGATCGGCACCCTGACCGCCAACGAGCTCACCATCACCCGCATCGCATTGCCGGGCAGCGCTCGGGTTCGGGTCGATGTCGGCGAGAACCCGGAGGGTGACCGGCTGCGTCCCGACGATGGCGGCGAGGGTGACGGCGGCGAGACACCCGACGAGGCGACGCAAGCGGCGGTGCAGCGCCTGGCCAGCACCGGCGTGCTCTGCAACGAGGCTGAGCTACGCGAGACTGATGAGGGTGATCTCGAGGCCGATGGTGACACCGTCGATGTGGCCTTCCTCGTGCTCGGCCAGCGTCTGGGGCTGACGCGTGCGCAGTTGCTGGAGCGTCAACCCGAGCAGGCGCGAGTGCCGTTCATGTCCAAGCGCCGCCCGGCAGCCACCTTCAATCAGGGCGATGAGGGGCTGCAAGCCTATGTGAAGGGCGCTGCCGAGGCCGTGCTGCCGTTCTGTGCTGACGCCAAAGACCTGCAAGCGCAGGTCGATGACCTGAGTGGTCGCGGTTTCCGCGTGCTTGCGCTGACCACGGGGCCCGTTGAAGGTGATGCGGACGAGGCGGCGCGCCGGCTCGAAGCGGGTGAGCTCGGAGGACTCCAACTGCTTGGGCTGGTTGGCTTGATCGATCCGGTTGTGGATTCTCTACCATGA
- a CDS encoding AraC family transcriptional regulator, with amino-acid sequence MPRRAISPACRLAALGLASNGMVRIRGAGFAATDGPRVLDPDAVIRGCGCRPEWFSDPDNTIAFSAVGRLLAYVATNTACAYPGLALGQGSGLDVAGVVGRAMRLAPTVVAALRTLILHLHLHDRGAIPYLCVDGQQARFGYTLWCSDVVDTDHFYDGALAIAWNMIRELAGPDWQASEVRLFREPPADSASFREHFRAPLCFGAQQAAVVFPAADLKRPCLDADAPAYAKAKSDLESLGAISDLGLADEVRLVLLRLLVAGSCGTRAGPERADVAQLFAMHPRTLNRRLREEGVTFAALLAKARHDLARQLLRDTQLPVSEIAYLFGYAGSGPFSHAFRHWSGMTAGAWRKAQPTETDPGRADRH; translated from the coding sequence ATGCCCAGACGAGCGATTTCCCCCGCCTGCCGGCTGGCGGCACTGGGCCTGGCGAGCAACGGCATGGTGCGCATCCGTGGTGCGGGATTTGCCGCGACTGATGGCCCGCGAGTGCTGGATCCAGACGCGGTGATTCGCGGCTGTGGCTGCCGTCCGGAGTGGTTCAGCGACCCGGATAACACCATTGCCTTTAGCGCCGTGGGTCGCCTGCTGGCGTATGTCGCGACGAATACCGCCTGCGCCTATCCGGGGCTGGCGCTCGGTCAGGGGTCGGGACTGGATGTGGCCGGCGTTGTTGGTCGCGCCATGCGGTTGGCGCCCACGGTGGTCGCGGCCTTGCGCACCCTGATCCTGCACTTGCACCTGCATGACCGGGGCGCCATTCCCTATCTCTGTGTGGACGGACAACAGGCGCGTTTTGGTTACACTCTGTGGTGCTCGGATGTGGTCGATACAGATCATTTCTACGATGGCGCCCTAGCCATCGCCTGGAACATGATCCGCGAGCTGGCCGGCCCGGACTGGCAGGCGAGCGAAGTCCGCTTGTTTCGAGAACCGCCCGCGGACAGTGCGTCTTTTCGGGAGCACTTTCGCGCGCCGCTGTGTTTCGGCGCGCAGCAGGCGGCGGTGGTGTTTCCGGCCGCCGATCTCAAGCGCCCTTGCTTGGACGCGGATGCGCCCGCCTATGCCAAGGCCAAGTCGGATCTCGAATCCCTGGGTGCAATCAGCGATCTGGGCCTGGCCGACGAGGTGCGCCTTGTGCTGCTGCGCCTGCTGGTGGCCGGATCTTGCGGGACTCGCGCTGGCCCTGAGCGGGCGGATGTGGCGCAGCTATTCGCCATGCATCCGCGAACCCTCAATCGGCGATTGCGCGAAGAAGGCGTGACCTTCGCGGCGTTGTTGGCTAAGGCGCGCCATGATCTGGCGCGACAGTTGTTGCGCGATACCCAGTTGCCCGTCAGCGAGATTGCCTATTTGTTTGGCTATGCGGGCAGCGGGCCCTTCTCGCACGCCTTTCGTCACTGGTCCGGCATGACAGCAGGGGCGTGGCGGAAAGCGCAACCCACCGAGACTGACCCGGGCCGCGCCGATAGGCATTGA
- a CDS encoding glycosyltransferase, with protein MRYCDLTFAYTDTSGGIRTYIDHKRRFIAEHTTDEHVLIVPGERDLVQRDGRLTQVEIKSPVIPGAAPYRIFPGPGPVHQALVEQTPDLIELGSVFVAPWAAFRYRAECQESGRRCPVTAYFHTDIAHTYVGAPLRRWLAGELAGFSELLAHWGERVGDWAEEGAESAFGSVFRRCDLTLAATPAQAARLSRYGVRDTAIIPLGVDLNHYGPHRRDPAWRRALGVAEDEWLLLYCGRLDSEKAVKVLVDAFICLPESPRFHLALMGEGPLREQLEAEADARERLHVLPYERDPGRYAERLASADIYVTAGPYETFGLAVVEAEASGLPVVGVDAGALRERVQPAWGRLGPVGDARSMAKNILAVARERDRLGAVARDHVLEAGHDWSDSFSKLFGHSARLLKSEPRGTGA; from the coding sequence ATGCGCTATTGCGATCTCACCTTTGCCTACACCGACACCAGCGGCGGCATTCGCACCTACATCGATCACAAGCGCCGTTTCATAGCCGAGCACACCACCGACGAGCATGTGTTGATCGTCCCTGGCGAGCGCGACCTCGTCCAACGCGATGGGCGTCTGACCCAGGTTGAGATCAAGAGCCCGGTGATTCCCGGCGCCGCGCCCTACCGCATCTTTCCCGGCCCCGGCCCGGTGCACCAAGCCCTGGTCGAGCAGACGCCTGATCTGATCGAGCTGGGAAGCGTGTTCGTCGCTCCCTGGGCGGCCTTTCGTTATCGCGCGGAGTGCCAGGAGTCTGGCCGCCGCTGCCCGGTGACCGCTTACTTTCATACCGACATCGCCCACACCTACGTCGGTGCGCCGCTGCGCCGCTGGCTGGCGGGGGAACTGGCCGGGTTCAGTGAGCTGCTCGCGCATTGGGGCGAGCGGGTCGGCGATTGGGCGGAGGAGGGCGCTGAGAGCGCCTTCGGCTCCGTGTTTCGCCGCTGTGACCTCACCCTGGCGGCCACGCCCGCGCAGGCCGCGCGTCTGAGCCGCTATGGGGTGCGCGACACCGCGATTATCCCCTTGGGCGTCGATCTGAATCACTATGGCCCGCACCGGCGCGACCCGGCCTGGCGCCGAGCGCTGGGTGTCGCCGAGGATGAGTGGCTGTTGCTCTACTGCGGGCGCCTCGACAGCGAAAAGGCCGTGAAGGTGCTGGTCGATGCCTTCATCTGCTTGCCCGAGTCGCCGCGCTTTCACCTGGCACTGATGGGCGAGGGGCCTTTGCGTGAGCAACTCGAAGCCGAGGCCGATGCCAGGGAACGCCTGCATGTGCTGCCCTATGAACGCGACCCTGGGCGCTATGCCGAACGCCTGGCTTCGGCGGACATCTATGTGACCGCCGGGCCTTATGAGACCTTCGGCCTGGCCGTGGTGGAGGCCGAGGCCTCCGGGCTGCCGGTGGTCGGCGTCGATGCCGGCGCGCTGCGCGAGCGTGTCCAACCGGCCTGGGGCCGGTTGGGTCCGGTGGGCGATGCGCGGAGCATGGCCAAGAACATCCTCGCGGTGGCGCGCGAGCGCGATCGCCTGGGCGCCGTCGCCCGGGACCATGTGCTGGAAGCCGGCCATGACTGGTCCGATAGCTTCAGCAAGCTGTTTGGGCACTCTGCCAGATTGTTGAAAAGCGAGCCTCGCGGGACGGGTGCATAA
- a CDS encoding Zn-binding domain-containing protein produces the protein MRQIVLDSGYTAASVRERLYARRPDEEGGPMAGLLLYTAAPDSEGTLGGLVELGEPLTLGRHLSQALESMRLCASDPLCAEHRPDLMGRTIQGACCHACLFAPETSCERGNRYLDRSVLVNIFSAQGTAFFDE, from the coding sequence ATGCGCCAGATCGTCTTGGACAGCGGCTACACCGCCGCCAGCGTGCGCGAACGGCTTTATGCGCGCCGCCCCGACGAGGAGGGCGGCCCCATGGCTGGCCTGCTGCTCTATACCGCAGCTCCCGATAGCGAAGGCACCCTCGGCGGGCTGGTGGAACTCGGCGAACCCCTGACCCTCGGACGCCATCTCTCCCAGGCGCTGGAGAGCATGCGCCTGTGTGCATCCGACCCACTCTGCGCCGAGCATCGACCGGATCTAATGGGACGCACCATTCAGGGCGCGTGTTGCCATGCTTGCCTGTTTGCGCCAGAAACTTCCTGCGAGCGCGGTAACCGCTACCTAGATCGCTCCGTGCTGGTCAACATCTTTTCAGCGCAGGGAACCGCGTTTTTCGACGAATGA
- a CDS encoding NAD(P)-dependent oxidoreductase, with product MSEPLRPTNAARYADAEAVSTFIYSSINRDVLAAMPKLEVIASRSTGVDYIDTNRCCLERGVTVANVPGNDKTRNMILNEQFDRMHDGAILINTARGSFVDHRALARALVEGRIAAAGLDVLPEEPVVREEAELLRSVYESRHDLSNLLAGQVLIHLRNVVVTPHSAFNTREAVKRILETPVDNLAAYAECRPCNIAA from the coding sequence ATGAGCGAGCCCCTGCGGCCGACGAATGCCGCGCGCTATGCCGACGCCGAGGCGGTGAGCACCTTTATCTATTCGTCGATCAACCGAGATGTGTTAGCGGCAATGCCCAAGCTCGAGGTGATTGCCTCGCGCTCGACCGGCGTTGACTATATCGACACCAACCGCTGTTGTCTCGAGCGCGGCGTTACGGTGGCCAATGTGCCCGGCAATGACAAGACCCGGAACATGATCTTGAACGAGCAGTTTGATCGCATGCACGATGGCGCGATTCTAATCAACACGGCGCGCGGCAGCTTCGTCGACCACCGCGCGCTGGCGCGTGCCCTGGTGGAGGGCAGGATCGCGGCGGCCGGTCTGGATGTGCTGCCGGAGGAGCCCGTGGTGCGTGAGGAGGCCGAGCTGCTGCGCTCCGTCTATGAGAGCCGCCATGATCTGAGCAACCTGCTTGCCGGGCAGGTGCTGATCCATTTGCGCAATGTCGTGGTCACACCGCACAGCGCCTTCAACACCCGTGAGGCGGTTAAGCGCATCCTGGAGACGCCGGTCGATAACCTGGCCGCCTATGCCGAGTGTCGGCCGTGCAACATCGCCGCCTGA